The window AGCGGGACACGATGACTTTAGCAGGGCTGGAGCTGTAGGAGGACCGAGGCTGCATGTTGGAACCCTGACCGACGTACGCccaggctgagaggagcacCGAGaggcgtgcacgcacacacgcgcgcacacacacacacacacacacacacacacacacacacacacacacacacacacacacacacacacacacacacacacacacacacacacacacacacacacacacacacacacacacacacacacacacacacacacacacacacacacacacacacacacacacagaacaacagCCGCTGTCAAAAGAGCTCAGATTCGAGCTCAACAAACTGATTTCTAAAATGTGAATGGAGCAAATTTTCATAAACTTAAAGAAATATGATCAATTGAAGGTGAATAAACcttcaaaagaaaatcaaatctgGAAAAATTATACAAGACCCTCAAAACCCTCGACTTTATCAGGGTTCCTTTTTAGAAATTAAACCTTTTTGTATTATTCTTTGAAATGCTGGTCTTCAGAAtacaaaaatcagtttttaaaattatttgtaTGTATCAGAATGTCACATGATTTCATTTTAAGCAGAGGCCATATTTATCACaatcaacttttcaaaattcaaaaaaaaaaaaaaaaaaaagttgtaccTATAAAGCTGCAAAGTAAAAAGCACAagacaatgaaacaaaaaaatggagatgaattaaaaaaaaaataataacatgaGAAAAGTTCCAATAAGATAATGAAAGCATATGAAgtaaaatataacaaaataaactttaatttcatcgttaaaaaaaaaacaaaggcacaGCAAACTGACCAGTGAAGCCAGTGAATGGCTGATGGATGACGCCGATCACTGGTTTTCCCTCTAAAGCCACACAAACCATCGTGGTCACGTACTTGGAAaggttttctgcagagtgagAGACGAGGGAAGATTCAGAAAGATAAAACAGACAAAGAAAGGCAAAAGAGAGAAGATGATTACAcgggtgagagagagcagtTAGAAGATTGAGATGAAAACAAGACAAGGATGAACAGCGGAAAGAACAAAAGACAGCTATGCGTGGCTATTTTGTTAAATCTAACCAGTCTATGGACAGCTCGCCGTGTTCTCCTTTTAACCCAGCTCCTACTGAATGTTTCACATGAACGGCTGGAACTGACATGCACACCTGTGTATTCCTGTGTTGCGTCTAGAGGGTCGATCCACACGGTGAGGGTCTCCGGAGGAATGTCTTTTCCCCCGTCGATCTTGTCCAGAATGTCGGCCGGTATGTCTCTGTTCCACGTCACGGTCGGATCCACCACGGTGTCAAACTCCTCACTGTTCACctggaaacagacacaaacagggcAATCTACACGTATTAGGAATGAAAGCTACTTAAACTGCAggtattatttatttgttttgcacTTTAAGGTCAATCCAACCGGTGGATTAACCTTAAAGGGATCTATTAATTACACatgacatattttaaaaaacaaatcaaaaagcatgaaaaaaaaaaaaacccctgcatGGCTGCAGTTGTTGTGCCGACCTTGACATCAGGAAAAGTGTTCTTCAGTAGATTGAACATTTTTCGATGAGACATCAGGTCGCCCATAGTCAGAGGGTCGTTGGCTCCCTCCTTCGTCTTTCCCTTCGACTTCTCGTTCAGGGTATTGGACTCACGCACCCTTTTCACCtttggtagaaaaaaaaaaaccaaacgtTTTTCTCAACGGTCAATATACGTCGATGTAATAAATCTGGGGTTTCTTTCATGACTACAGTAAAaaaactgaagggaaaaaagcACTTTGTTTGACCTCTTTGCCACCGAGTATAGCAGCTTCCACTGAGACGGCCAGCAGGTCCCTCAGATCCACCTTCCTCTTTTGTCTGTAGAAGTATAGaagcacacagagacagaatgtTAGCTTctgaacgaaaaaaaaaaaaaagctttaaccTTTCTTCACAGCAAATCTGGTGAAACTACTTCAGACTTATCACGTTCAGGACGGTGAATGACATGAGGAGATTTGGACGCTGCTGATCCTGTAAAACAACGGCTATTTCATGCTCATACTCAGCATCTTACAATCGAGCCACTGTCTTGGAAGATAATTGCACTGATCCAGTGTTTCCTCGCTGAAATCCAAGTAACAGGAACACTTTTGAGCTAGCAGAAGGGCCCAGTTTTACCTTTCAACACCCTCCAAACTCCTGAGCTGCTTCTGTACACACTCTTTCCCTGAAGTCAGTCTAAAAATGGAAAACGTTTTACTTACACAAAGAATCTTCCTCTCGTCTGTCCAACTACTGAATTCTCGAGATTCAATAAATCTGAGAGTATGAGGCTTAACAGCCTCTGGCTAGAAACTCTCCATTTTAATGAGTTAGAGTTATTCTAAATCCTTCTTAGTCTTGAGCAATGGAAGCAAATATTTGCTCGGGAGTCATAAAGGGTTGGTGAGTCGAGGTAAATCCAGTTTAGCAGGTTATTAGGACTGTTACAATATGAGGATGCTGTAATAAATTCTTCCCCATGCTACAATAAGACTGTATTCCCGTGCTCTGGTTGTGATCATTTCCTAATCCTGGTGGAGGCGTTATCCACCACTTTAAAGACTAAATTTTCATTCAACAAAATCATTGATTCCTTttatcaaaaacacaaagccaaATTCATAACGAACGATAACAGACGGTTTGAATTACAGTCCTGATCTCAGAGTCAGATCGTGTTAAAAAATCGAAACACTGAGAACAATGTAGCCTGAAACCACAACAATCTATCCACAACACAAAGGAAAAGCCACCTGCTCAGAGAACTGTTCTGTACGTCGAACTATAAGTTTTAAATTTCAGTACACACAGCCACTCGTTTACCAGGCAAGTAACCTTAAATACAGGGAGATGGCTACAGCACTTCCCATTACTTTAAGATGATCACACTGACGTAATCCTGGGTGACACTACTTGACAATAAAGCATAACAAAGCGATAATCTCACGGCGTCTCGGAGAGCCTGTCAAACAGGCACCTCCCTCCACTGGTATTTCATTCAGCCACAGTCATCATCCTGACATCCAGGGTCGGCGCTCCGTTTTAAAGGCTGCATACAAAACCATTTTCTGTCCCACAGGCGACGTGAAAGAACACTTATCCAGTTTTCATGAACTGTGGTGTTAAGATCAGTGGTATCTGACACGCGCTGTAAGATCGAGTTTCTTCCGGCACTAACTGCCAGACTGCTTGGATTTTTGACTTAGGACAGTTTCCATTCAACCATGAAACTCTTATGAAAGGACATGTTTGCACAAAACTGCAGACGTGTCATCCTACAGCAAATTCTGCATGTCTCCAGtaaggatcgaccaattattggcctggccgataatatcggccgatattgggcatttttctaataatcagcatcggcctttttttccaccaatatccgataaaaaatttttttaccGTATTTCCCGCACTATAAGGTgcacctaaaagcctctaattgtCTCAAAGCCCAACTGACTGCCTTATATTTCGGTGCgccttttttttcagaaaatacggtaataaagaccactcggttgtcagtcagttgtcttgactacggctcccataatgcattgtgatgtgatcacatgagcaaacaacttctgcttgctagtagctaagctagccagttccaAAGAACGGCAAATATGAAGCTTGAGGCAGATTCTCCGCCTCTAACCCgtcagtcaccagaatcacacagtttgtcctcaagtctcccaaccggagagcacggcacgcggctgcacagccgcgaGGAGCGGCCCGACGCCGGCGGACAGCCCGCTCGCTGGGACGCCAGGAGCGGTCGGCCGGCAGCGGATTACAGTGAAGTCGGCCCCACGCATCTTccgtcacgcactcacgccacacattgaaaactgaaaaaaaaatttaccggtaaatgtgtctggtgcgctgctgtggaaccgggaggaatcaaacacaagcctgtcacagaccgaccgctgatttttttttttttccagttttcaatgtgtggcgtgagtgcgtgacagaaGACGCGTGGGGCCGAGTCGGTCGGGGCGACCGGGGGTTGACTGGTTACCGTGCCGAGAacagactgcctgccgaaaaatgactcccCCCACGGGGGCGCGCATCGATTAgtgataacattgattttaacatattttttagcGTTGCAGTAGCCTACAACTTCAGTTCAACCGggattctccattgtttattttattattattttttattcctacagtacacggacatacaggggacaaaatacaagaaaatgaaggaaagagttgtgttatcagcagcgacagatagttgaatattggagttttggggaagttatggatgagatgactgcattattgtgtgtgtgtgataaatataattacatgtatcagtaataataataataataacaacaataataaagtaatcacacaattataaactgaacgaaaacaaaaggcctgagtataatgaatgtagaagaagtgttttccactgagcacaTCACATCTCTCTTCACTAGTCACTTCACTACTAAGTCACTcctctgggctgtggaacaatgtcccacccacagctacattttgatgccaaaatgttcatttttgctgcaaatgaatatcggttcaacatatcggttatcggtttccataagtaccaataattggcatcggcatcggccctaaaaaagccatatcggtcgatccttagtCTCCAGTAGCTATTGTTAATTACATGATAATTGAAATTAAAACAGTGGAGAAACCTCACACACAAAGCAGACCCAAAACCTGGCTTTTGAAGATGGAAAGATCACTCAAAGGCCTGGTTGAGTATAATTATTCAAATTTGATCATGTACGAAGTTCAAATCAACGTTGCTATCACAGACATTataaaacagaaatgtacacaaacaacaaaactgcTAAAAGCCATTGCCAGCGACATATTAAGTGGTAAAGAAAGGCATTTTGGTGCATAAAAATAGAAAgctgttttatctttttgatATGTTTTGTTACAGGATCATTAAAATATCCCAGTGTTGAGGATCTCACAGTGTGGGCTGGAGTGACAACTGGAAGAAGGTGATAAATCATTCAGCgacacacaaatatatatttaaatagaTCAAATTTAATAAACAGCCAATACAAGGATGCCTATTTATGTATAAGTTGAAATTCTAGCAGTTGGGTTTTGAAAGAACTGTTAATTGCTCAATAGTTTCTTTTGGGTAGATGTGCCAGTAAAGAATTACAAAGTTCAGTCTTGATGGATCATCCTCCTGGTTGAATATTCAACAGGGCTCATTTGGAAAAGTTGTCaatataacattaaaaaaatgacactgCAGTCCAATATCAAAGCCAGGTTTCTGACATTGCTGAGCATTTCTCAATATTTTGAGCAGTctccttctttcttttaacCAATCATGTTTTCaagattttcttcatttcactctgagTTACAACTCTTTCATTCAGCGGAGATCTAGTTTTTTATCATCTGcatgacagaaaacatgttaTCAGGAGAACAGAAATGGGCCCAATACCGACCCCTGTGCGAGTCATTCATCCAGCCACGATGAACACACTGGTTTTAGCATTTGTTGTGTTGACAGATGAATGTTACCTGAAGGCGGACAGGCGGCTGGAGATGACTCCAGCATACAGGTGATAAATGACGGCGACTCCCAGCAGGCAGAACACCGCCACACCGAGCGGGGACAGTCGGATACCCATCGGAGCCATGGTCGCAGTAAGATTCGagtctttcctctctttttttgtattctacCAAGCACGCAGTTAACTGGGACAGACGTATCAGGTAGCTGACGTGGCTATATCCTGATGCTTTTCACCTGGCGTCCTGATAAAAGCCGAGACACGGACACGCAGaagctgtcaaacacacaaacacacaggtcGCTCAGTGGGCTAGCTCTTTAGCATCCCTGACGAACTTCACCGGATCATCGACGGTCCTCTCTGTTTGCAGCGACATTCCGTTTCTTGGACGGCTCGCCCACTCCTCTCCGTCGCT of the Salarias fasciatus chromosome 18, fSalaFa1.1, whole genome shotgun sequence genome contains:
- the bpnt2 gene encoding inositol monophosphatase 3; this translates as MAPMGIRLSPLGVAVFCLLGVAVIYHLYAGVISSRLSAFRQKRKVDLRDLLAVSVEAAILGGKEVKRVRESNTLNEKSKGKTKEGANDPLTMGDLMSHRKMFNLLKNTFPDVKVNSEEFDTVVDPTVTWNRDIPADILDKIDGGKDIPPETLTVWIDPLDATQEYTENLSKYVTTMVCVALEGKPVIGVIHQPFTGFTAWAYVGQGSNMQPRSSYSSSPAKVIVSRSHSGKVQGFIHKAFGTNTTIIPAGGSGYKVLSLLKMSVSDANPIDEADVYIHVTFIKKWDICAGTAILNAMGGHLTTLKGENIDFSGSPSNEGGLVASVGLDHKALVKRLPDLDFDKN